DNA from Triticum aestivum cultivar Chinese Spring chromosome 7D, IWGSC CS RefSeq v2.1, whole genome shotgun sequence:
AAATGCTTCGGAAGTCCTAAAACTATTAGAGGTGTGTTAGTTTAGCCCTATAACTTTGAAAATGCAGTTTTAGGTCCAAGAACTATTGGGGgtgtgtcagtttagtcctataacttcGAAACTGCAGCTTTAGGTGCTAAAACTATTGGAGGTGTGTCAGTTTAGTTCTATAACTTCGTAATTGCAGGCCATCAGTGGCATGATGGCTTGCGCTCCAGCGAGGAGAGTAGACTGGTTATCTCCGCCTCACCCTGCAATAGCCGAATGACATGTCGCACAACGTCCAATTGCTACCCACATGTGGCTGCTGCTGGGGCTGCATCACTCTTTGCCGACCTTTGCACCAGCTTCGCGGTTTCGCGCACTCCTCTGTGTCGTTCGGCAGTAGTGAAAATTCCTCGCCCGTGCCCATGCTCGTGCCCAAACAACAACCTACCGACCAGCTCTTTGGCAAGGGTGTCGGGGCAACGACAATGTCATGAGAGAGAGATAGGTGGGATAGCGTCATCCATCCTAATTGGCTCGGAGTCTTCCTGGCGTCCGTGCCGAGGGAGAGGGATGTCTTCGTCCATGGTGACTGACTCTGGGTCTCCCAGCGGCCGCGCCAAACCTCTCAGCGACGTTGCACTGCAGCGGATGGCCATGCAGGTAGTGGGCGTGCAGGTTGCAACACACACTGCAACATGGAAGCGTCTGGACCACTTTTGGGAAGTAAACACATACAAAGGGCTCATTTGAAAAAAATGCACCGTAGATGCTGGCCATGTAAGCTTAGGACCTGAGATGAACAAACTTACATAGTTTTGGAGCCCAAAACTGTAGTTTCAAAATTATATGCCTAAAGTGATACACCTCCGATAGTTTTAGGACCCAAAAATGTAGTTTCAAAGTCATATGACTAAACTGACACATATCCAATAGTTTAGGACTTATGATGCATTTTACTCTATTTAAAAACAAAtcaattttactgttcacccgagctcatttgtGCTCGGCTGAGAAAGTGACTTtccatatgtatgttactagtgtaacTTACTTTCCACTATGCCCAACCGAGTAGAATCGGTGTGACCTCTCCAGCATACTACGAATTAATCGATTATTTGGCATGTTGAATTATTTTATATGAAGGCAAATTAAGGTCGTCAAGTTTGGGCAGCTGGCAACATACACATATTAACTTATCGAGAATGGGACGGCAGCCTCACCAAATCATATATCGTATGGTTACTTGATGGACCACGTCGTTGTACTACGTACCCATATGACCGGTGCTGGTCAAGAATACATATGTATGCTTAGGTGATGGATTGATCAATAATGTGCTCACTTTTTTTGACTAAGTGTGGAATTTTATTCACTGAAAATGAAGCATCATGAATACAGAACACAATAAACATATTTTCGGCCTCTGCATAATTAGAATGCACATATGCAACATCAACACACACGAAAAAAAAACACGCCGATAAAGAGCAAAGTCACACAAACCAAAACTATGCCCAAACGAGTAAAAAAAGGAAAGACGCTCAAGTGATCAAGACAAAAATTGACAAACTACAACAACAACCATTATCCGCACTAACATCACTTGACACCGCAAGGACAATGAGGTTGTTCAATAGCAACATCTTCAAGAAGGGACGATAGTCAAGCGCCACCGTCAATGAATCCAACCACCAGAAGCCACTTCCTATGTTTTTATTCTGAAGAACATGTCCGAGCATAGCTAAGCAATGCCTTCAATAAGACAATgatgcaaaaatattgcattgcCATGTATAACCAACCAGCAACTACAAATTGCATGTGGTACTAGTATACGACATGAAGGGTAATGCAGAAAACAAACTACCATACAAATAAAATTATGTCTTACGAATAATGTCTACATTATCGAACTAAAGAAACCACAGGCTGCTAACTGCACGAACATTCAGCAGTCAAGACCAGCAGGCCAGGATGACAATGGTAGCATGGAGATAATCAAGACTATTGGCAGGTGAACATCCAACTGTTGACCACAACTTGACTATTTGTATTTTGTTGCATCGTTGGAAGGCGTGATGGATCATGTTTTATGCACTGAATAGTTATAGTGACCACTTGAATATTTCACTTGTGATCTCATCTTTAGGGGTTATGAGCcggatgtccaacaagtttttaaATAAGTCCCTGAGGCAAATTTTAGATGGATATTCCCTCCGTAGCAATGTAGGGAAGACGAGGTTCCTTTGGGGAAGTAGCTTGAGCGGTCCTCCCTTTACCCTTGCCTTGTGTCCATCTTCGAAGATATAGTTGTGAAAGAAAGTAGGCCCGCTCTGAGTCACTTATTGTTCTTTAATAGAGGTTTGCTATCTGATCTTATCTATACAAACAATACATATATGATGTGATGACGTCGGCTCACTCTTAACAAAACCACGTCCGATTTGCACAACTGCAAGAGAGAAGGGGTAGGTTACACGCCACACAATTTTTTGCCAATATATAATCATTGTATATTCTTATATTCATGCACCATGGCTTGAGCAACGAAACATTAGTGAGAAGTGTGATGTGCATCAGAAATCCAATTCGACTCCCGGGTGGATGTGCTCCCGTGCGCGAAAATaatttttgaaatgtcaaaaaaaatcccAACAAAAATTGTATACATAGTCACAACCAAATGCTACCTGCAAAATTGTAAATGTCATCAAATGTTGCCCCAAAATTATTTTTTTCACCGATGAATACTGCTGCTCTATTCCGCATGAAAATTGTCAAGTATATTTGTCACACTAATACAAACATCTATAAAAAAGATTTTTTTTAGTTTACTGTTCACGCGGGAGCAAATGCTACTGGGAGCCAATACGCCTGTCCCGATGCGCGTGATATATTTTGTAAAGTACAAAAATCAAATCATGATGTTGTGTGCCGTAAAAGAAGAAAAGATTTCAACGTAGGCATTCATTCCAAAGTCAAAAATTTCAGCTAAGAAATTATCAAGACAAGCTCAAATCTAAATCTAAACTGAGAATTTAGTGGTTGACCAACCAACCAGACCCAAATGACCGCCGGCTCCCGACGgaggcccccgccgccccgccgccgcgcctcccccatGGCGCCTTCCCCCCTCTCCGTATCCTCCACCaacgcctccccgccgccgcgccgcctccgccgcacgGCCGTCGCGGCCGCCGGCGCCGCGCTCGcgacgctcctcctcctcgccgcggccgccgccgtctGGCGCCCGGGCTACCTCCCCGCCGCGctcctccgccggccgccgcccgccgccgccaggtTCTACTCCTTCGACCTGGTCCGCGAGTACCCGCACGACCCCAAGGCCTTCACCCAGGTTCCCCCCACGCGCGCTCCCTCCCGATCTGGTTCTCCTCCTCACCGATTTCTCAGATCGCGTGGTCTCTTCTTGGCAGGGCCTCCTGTACGGGGGGAACGACACTCTCTTCGAGTCCACCGGTCTCTATCACCAGGTAGGTAATGTCAATGTGGACCAAGAatctgctgctccaatttagcttgGCAACAAAAATCTGTGCTTCACTCGAGTCATTATTCTTGCCATGCTGAGGAATGCATACTTCCTTGGATTTTCTTCTCACAATTAATTACTACCTGTTGCGGAAAGAAACAAGTAGCAGACTTGGTGTCACTGTTATGGATTTATTATGAGTTTGTTTGTGAGTTGCGTTTGTTTTGTTCACTTGCTTTTCTGGAACTAGTTCTTTAAAGCACCAACTAAATGCTTCTAATTTTGTTTCTGGGCAGTCGTCGGTCCGAAAGGTTGATCTTCAAACTGGGAAAGTACGTTAATTACTTTGCGCTTTCCATATATAACATTGCACGTTTTATGTCTGCAGCAGTGGTTATCCTACCCTACACTAAATCGGTAGTTATTGCTTTGTCATTTTTCAGGTTTTAGAGCAGCAccgaatggatggatggatgtttgGAGAAGGCCTTACACTTCTAGGCGACAGGTAGATATACCTCAACTATACCTGACGATAGGAATCGCTTTCTTGAATATGAATATGATGGCTCTGTTTGGCCCTGTTAAGTCACATTTCGTTTGTTTTAAAATTCTCTTTTGTAGATTGTTTCAAGTTACTTGGCGGAAGAATGATGGATTCATATACGACCGGCATAACTTTAGCATAGTAATGCTGCTGCCCCTGTTTCTATTTTAGTGCATTTACAGATCATTCAGATGTTTTTGTTGTAAAGTCTCAGCTAATTATCCCCAACCCCACCTATCAATATCTATTGTTTGGTGATCTTCTGAAATATGGGTTTCCAATCATTCACCTTGCATTTTACTGGTAATGTCTCAAGTTATTTGGCCAGTTTACTTCCAAATAAAAGGTGCAACAGTATTTGTTAAGCTTGTTAGTACGTACTCCAACCTTGATTAGGTTCTCATGGTGCATGGTGTAGCTGTCTTCTAGGTTCAAGTTATACAAATGTTACTTAAATACAAGCCGGCAAGTTGGGTAGATACACTTTGTTACATGTTGGGTTTGATTTTCTCCTGCAAGCTCAGGCCAGCAGATGCGCGAATTTGTTAATATATAGCCTTCAGCTCTATTTAATCAAAATTTGATATAGCAAATATTTGGTATTTACATCATTCATTTTTCACCTATCGTGGTTTCTTGCTGATGTTGAGGTAACAAGTTTGTGTGTTCCCTGCTGCAGCGTGAGAGTTTTACCCATAAAATGCGTGACGGGTGGGGGCTAGCCACCGATGGAAAAATTCTATTTGGCAGTGATGGCACCTCAAGTTTGTACCAGCTGGATCCAGAATCACTTGAAGGTATGTTCAGTTATTTACACGTTTGATATTCTGTTAGCTTTGAGACTTCATTTCTTTTGTTTGAGATCTCTGTTGATACAGTGACGAAGACAGTAACAGTGAAATATCAAGACAATGCTGTTTCCTTTATTAATGAACTGGAGTATATAAATGGTGAAGTATGGGCAAATGTCTGGCAGGTTAGATTTATTACGCACTACTTATATTGCTTTCACGCtttcatatactccctctgttctagaatataaggtgtatgtttgaccaagtttatcaAGAAATATTTCAACATctataaaatcaaataaataaaatatgaaaatttgtttcatgatgaatctaatggtactCATTTAGTATTGTAGTTATTTATATTTtgctctataaacttggtcaaacattgaAAAGTTTGACTTTCctgaaaaataatacaccttatagtttggaacggagggagtattgatcAAGATCTCAAGGACCAGAACATTTTTCATTAGTATACCTTAGTGCTGCCACGTTGCTCGCTGGTGCCATTTATAAATGCTTCGTCTAGACAAAATGTGGATGAGGTTTAAGTTTAATAAACTAACTACGGGGTGTGAATTGATTTGTATTGAGGTGTATCCAAGTTTTTTATCCTATATGTTGGCATGTTGCCCTTTGTTACACTTGATACTCCTAAATAGGCTGCTGATGTACTGTGAACTGGCCTAGATCTTTTATGTCCTAGAACAAAATTGGCTCATATTCACATGTATTAGGTAACTTGTGTCGTTTGTGTTTTAGCTGTGTTTTCCTTGTAAAGTGTGATCATATATGCTGCAACAATACAATTTGAACTACCTACAAATATGCTAGAATATTTTGAAGTACAAATCTCAGTATTTGAAGCTATGATGTGTAGACAGATTGCATAGCTAGAGTTTCCCATGAGGATGGCCAAGTGGCGAGCTGGATCTTTCTTCATGAGCTTAGGTATGCCCTGAGTAGCGCATGACTCCTGTTCTCTTCCCATTTTCTTACCCACTGAGTTtcttcataaataaataaagtattTGTATGGTGTCTGTATTTGAAATAGTAACTGATGTGTTGGGTTTGCCATTTCGCAGGCAGCAATTGTGGGATTCTGGCAACACGGTGAGCAGTCTATGATTATGGTTCATTGCGTCCAAATCCAGTATCGGAAGTGGCATTACACTAAAAATCTGTTCCATTTTCCAGGCCATTGATGTTCTAAACGGTATAGCTTGGGACGAAGAAAAGAACAGATTGTTTGGtgagtttttttccttttctttttgcacTCGTTCTTTAGATCAAAGCCTCTGATGTTCTTCTCGAGTTAACCCTTTGACTCTGCTCACAGTGACCGGGAAATTATGGCCAAAGCTTT
Protein-coding regions in this window:
- the LOC123168352 gene encoding glutaminyl-peptide cyclotransferase, whose protein sequence is MTAGSRRRPPPPRRRASPMAPSPLSVSSTNASPPPRRLRRTAVAAAGAALATLLLLAAAAAVWRPGYLPAALLRRPPPAAARFYSFDLVREYPHDPKAFTQGLLYGGNDTLFESTGLYHQSSVRKVDLQTGKVLEQHRMDGWMFGEGLTLLGDRLFQVTWRKNDGFIYDRHNFSIRESFTHKMRDGWGLATDGKILFGSDGTSSLYQLDPESLEVTKTVTVKYQDNAVSFINELEYINGEVWANVWQTDCIARVSHEDGQVASWIFLHELRQQLWDSGNTAIDVLNGIAWDEEKNRLFVTGKLWPKLYEIKLRPVDGPPNGSVERLCPRASFY